The following coding sequences are from one Streptomyces dengpaensis window:
- a CDS encoding class E sortase — MTALRPERDSSPSYGGEAAYGGADAFEGAYGIGGGYGTGGAGVYDAAERLADPLTDPLPGQRQGQPQGGQQEEWYDPEGYARDWYAGQVAAQPQPQPPQPPRQAQVRQQSPSAYEEMYARPPYEATYAPPSYEEPVAAPYQEPVAAPYEEPVATPLTVDDETVGLRVSETPRRAESAAGSGSVPATGGRAARRKAARRHGRRGGAQEAQEPQGDRESAEKGAGAPLSRVEARRAARARKPSAGVIASRVIGEVFITTGVLMLLFVTYQLWWSNVRANQQAGSAANSLQEDWAKGKRNPGTFEPGQGFAILHIPKLDVVSPIAEGIDKQKVLDRGMVGHYAEGATKTSMPDAKTGNFGIAGHRNTHGEPFRYINRLQPGDEIVVETQDDYYVYEMAAILPVTNPGNTSVLDPIPKGSTFTKPGRYITLTTCTPEFTSKYRMIVWGKMVEDRPRSKGKPDALVE; from the coding sequence GTGACCGCGCTGCGCCCCGAGCGCGACAGCTCCCCCTCGTACGGCGGCGAGGCCGCGTACGGGGGCGCTGACGCGTTCGAGGGCGCGTACGGGATTGGAGGCGGTTACGGGACCGGGGGCGCGGGCGTCTATGACGCGGCCGAGCGGCTCGCGGACCCACTGACGGATCCCCTGCCGGGGCAGCGGCAGGGACAGCCGCAGGGCGGGCAGCAGGAGGAGTGGTACGACCCGGAGGGGTACGCGCGGGACTGGTACGCGGGGCAGGTTGCTGCCCAGCCGCAGCCGCAGCCGCCGCAGCCACCGCGGCAGGCGCAGGTGCGGCAGCAGTCGCCCTCGGCGTACGAGGAGATGTACGCCCGGCCGCCGTACGAGGCGACGTACGCCCCGCCGTCGTACGAAGAGCCGGTGGCCGCCCCGTACCAGGAGCCGGTCGCCGCTCCCTATGAGGAACCCGTCGCCACGCCCCTGACGGTGGACGACGAAACGGTGGGGCTCCGCGTCTCCGAAACACCCCGCAGAGCCGAGAGCGCGGCCGGGAGCGGGTCCGTACCCGCGACCGGAGGCCGTGCGGCGCGGCGCAAGGCTGCGCGGCGGCATGGGCGGCGCGGAGGGGCTCAGGAGGCTCAAGAGCCCCAGGGGGACCGGGAGTCGGCGGAGAAGGGCGCTGGGGCGCCTCTCAGCCGCGTGGAGGCCCGGCGGGCGGCGCGGGCGCGCAAGCCCAGCGCGGGCGTCATCGCGAGCCGGGTGATCGGCGAGGTGTTCATCACCACCGGCGTGCTGATGCTGCTGTTCGTGACGTACCAGTTGTGGTGGTCGAACGTGCGGGCCAACCAGCAGGCGGGCAGCGCCGCGAACAGCCTTCAGGAGGACTGGGCGAAGGGCAAGCGGAACCCGGGGACGTTCGAGCCGGGGCAGGGGTTCGCCATCCTGCACATCCCGAAGCTGGACGTCGTATCGCCCATCGCGGAAGGAATCGACAAGCAGAAGGTGCTCGACCGCGGGATGGTGGGCCACTACGCCGAGGGCGCGACCAAGACCTCGATGCCGGACGCCAAGACGGGCAACTTCGGGATCGCCGGGCACCGCAATACGCATGGGGAGCCGTTCCGGTACATCAACCGGCTGCAGCCGGGCGACGAGATCGTGGTCGAGACGCAGGACGACTACTACGTCTACGAGATGGCGGCGATCCTGCCGGTGACGAATCCGGGCAATACGAGCGTGCTGGACCCGATCCCCAAGGGGTCGACTTTCACCAAGCCGGGCCGCTACATCACACTGACCACCTGCACGCCGGAATTCACCAGCAAGTACCGCATGATCGTCTGGGGCAAGATGGTCGAGGACCGGCCGCGCAGCAAGGGCAAGCCGGACGCGCTCGTCGAGTAG
- a CDS encoding peptidoglycan D,D-transpeptidase FtsI family protein, translating into MNKPLRRIALFCGLLVLALLIRDNWLQYVQADELRAAPANRRVAIERYATPRGDIIVDGNPITGSKKSEGSDFEYKRTYRNGPMWAPVTGYASQAFDASQLEKLEDGILTGNDDRLFFRNTLDMVTGKKKQGGNVVTTLNGAAQKAAFEGLGDKKGAVAAVDPQTGAILALASTPSYDPSTFAGNTDADAKAWNKLQKKSDPDDPMLNRALRETYPPGSTFKVVTAAAALENGLYSDADTKTDSPDPWTMPGTTTGLPNEGDLPCENATLRVALEVSCNTVFGKIGSDLGNDKMLEQAKKFGFGSEQFVPVRSTASVFSDGMNKSQTALSSIGQYNTATTPLQMAMVASAVANDGTLMKPYMVSELSTHNLDVIEKTEQRELSKPLSSQNAQILQSMMETVIKTGTGTKAQIPGVTVGGKTGTAQHGIDNSEKPYAWFISYARLSDGSSPVAVAVVVEDGSANRDDISGGGLAAPIARDVMKAVIDSKK; encoded by the coding sequence GTGAACAAACCCCTGCGCCGGATCGCACTGTTCTGCGGACTCCTCGTCCTCGCCCTGCTCATCCGCGACAACTGGCTCCAGTACGTCCAGGCGGACGAGCTGCGCGCCGCCCCGGCGAACCGCCGCGTGGCCATCGAGCGATACGCCACCCCACGCGGCGACATCATCGTGGACGGCAACCCGATCACCGGGTCCAAGAAGTCCGAGGGCAGCGACTTCGAGTACAAGCGGACGTACAGGAACGGCCCGATGTGGGCCCCCGTCACCGGGTACGCCTCGCAGGCCTTCGACGCCTCCCAGCTGGAAAAGCTCGAAGACGGCATCCTCACGGGCAACGACGACCGGCTCTTCTTCCGCAACACCCTCGACATGGTCACGGGCAAGAAGAAGCAGGGCGGCAACGTCGTCACCACCCTCAACGGCGCCGCGCAGAAGGCCGCCTTCGAGGGCCTGGGCGACAAGAAGGGCGCCGTCGCCGCGGTCGACCCCCAGACGGGCGCGATCCTGGCGCTGGCCTCCACGCCGTCGTACGACCCGTCGACCTTCGCCGGCAACACCGACGCGGACGCGAAGGCCTGGAACAAGCTCCAGAAGAAGTCCGACCCCGACGACCCGATGCTCAACCGGGCGCTGCGCGAGACCTACCCGCCGGGCTCCACCTTCAAGGTCGTGACGGCGGCCGCGGCCCTCGAGAACGGGCTGTACAGCGACGCGGACACGAAGACGGACTCGCCGGACCCGTGGACCATGCCGGGCACCACGACGGGACTGCCCAACGAGGGCGACCTCCCCTGCGAGAACGCCACGCTGCGGGTCGCGCTCGAGGTCTCCTGCAACACCGTCTTCGGCAAGATCGGCTCCGACCTCGGCAACGACAAGATGCTGGAGCAGGCCAAGAAGTTCGGCTTCGGCTCCGAGCAGTTCGTCCCGGTCCGCTCCACCGCGTCGGTCTTCTCCGACGGCATGAACAAGTCGCAGACCGCGCTCTCCTCGATCGGCCAGTACAACACCGCCACGACCCCGCTGCAGATGGCCATGGTGGCCTCCGCGGTCGCCAACGACGGCACCCTGATGAAGCCGTACATGGTCAGCGAGCTGAGCACCCACAACCTGGACGTCATCGAGAAGACCGAGCAGCGGGAACTGAGCAAGCCGCTCTCCTCGCAGAACGCGCAGATCCTGCAGTCGATGATGGAGACGGTGATCAAGACGGGCACCGGCACCAAGGCCCAGATCCCGGGCGTGACCGTCGGCGGCAAGACCGGCACCGCCCAGCACGGCATCGACAACAGCGAGAAGCCGTACGCCTGGTTCATCTCGTACGCCAGGCTCAGCGACGGCAGCTCGCCTGTCGCCGTGGCCGTGGTCGTCGAGGACGGCAGCGCCAACCGTGACGACATCTCGGGTGGTGGCCTCGCCGCCCCCATCGCAAGGGACGTGATGAAGGCAGTTATCGACAGCAAGAAGTGA
- the pknB gene encoding Stk1 family PASTA domain-containing Ser/Thr kinase, which yields MEEPRRLGGRYELGQVLGRGGMAEVYLAHDTRLGRTVAVKTLRADLARDPSFQARFRREAQSAASLNHPAIVAVYDTGEDYIDGTSIPYIVMEYVDGSTLRELLHSGRKLLPERAMEMTIGILQALEYSHRNGIVHRDIKPANVMLTRNGQVKVMDFGIARAMGDAGMTMTQTAAVIGTAQYLSPEQAKGEQVDARSDLYSTGCLLYELLTVRPPFVGDSPVAVAYQHVREEAQPPSVFDPEITPEMDAIVLKALVKDPDYRYQSADEMRADIEACLDGQPVAATAAMGSVGYGGYPDDQATTALRSTDAQATSMLPPMNPDDGGFGYDDRPDRRRQKKNNNTSTVLLVVAGVLVLIGAILIGKWAFGGDGVSNDTFKAPNFVSQTLEDAKNMAENRDLKLTTEKKPCEKEPKGNVCEQDPAAGTSVKKGDTINLVVSTGAPKVAVPNVIDEDVDSATAKLEADKYQFEVKTKPKESSVAPGTVLEQSLDPGTEVEKGSTITLTIAKEKQQSIVPDVANKTCDEAKAQMTANNLVGECTEVETADPNQVGKVIQTVPAPNQPADPGSKVSIQIGKAKAQATVPGVVGQNVKEAKKILQQSGFNNVAFAPGSNPADDAIVVAQDPQPNTPADPNAPVTLTTLGGGGNGGNNNGGIFGGADGGD from the coding sequence ATGGAAGAGCCGCGTCGCCTCGGCGGCCGGTACGAGCTGGGCCAGGTGCTCGGCCGTGGTGGCATGGCAGAGGTCTACCTCGCACATGACACCCGGCTCGGCCGCACCGTGGCGGTGAAGACGCTGCGGGCTGACCTCGCACGCGACCCGTCGTTCCAGGCCCGGTTCCGCCGAGAGGCCCAGTCGGCCGCCTCGCTCAACCATCCCGCGATCGTCGCCGTGTACGACACGGGTGAGGACTACATCGACGGCACTTCCATCCCGTACATCGTGATGGAGTACGTCGACGGGTCCACACTGCGCGAGCTGCTGCACTCGGGCCGCAAGCTGCTGCCCGAGCGCGCGATGGAGATGACCATCGGCATCCTCCAGGCGCTCGAGTACTCGCACCGCAACGGCATCGTCCACCGCGACATCAAGCCGGCCAACGTCATGCTGACGCGCAACGGCCAGGTCAAGGTGATGGACTTCGGCATCGCGCGCGCCATGGGCGACGCCGGCATGACGATGACGCAGACGGCGGCGGTCATCGGCACGGCCCAGTACCTCTCGCCGGAGCAGGCGAAGGGCGAGCAGGTCGACGCCCGCTCCGACCTCTACTCGACGGGCTGCCTGCTCTACGAGCTCCTGACCGTACGTCCCCCCTTCGTGGGCGACTCCCCGGTCGCGGTGGCGTACCAACACGTACGGGAGGAAGCGCAGCCCCCGTCGGTCTTCGACCCCGAGATCACGCCCGAGATGGACGCGATCGTACTGAAGGCCCTGGTCAAGGACCCGGACTACCGCTACCAGTCCGCCGACGAGATGCGCGCCGACATCGAGGCCTGCCTCGACGGCCAGCCCGTCGCGGCCACCGCGGCCATGGGCTCGGTCGGCTACGGCGGCTACCCCGACGACCAGGCGACGACGGCCCTGCGCTCCACGGACGCGCAGGCCACGTCCATGCTCCCGCCGATGAACCCGGACGACGGCGGCTTCGGCTACGACGACCGCCCCGACCGCCGCCGCCAGAAGAAGAACAACAACACCTCCACGGTCCTCCTGGTCGTGGCGGGCGTTCTCGTCCTCATCGGCGCGATCCTCATCGGCAAGTGGGCGTTCGGGGGCGACGGCGTCAGCAACGACACGTTCAAGGCGCCGAACTTCGTGAGCCAGACGCTGGAAGACGCCAAGAACATGGCGGAGAACCGCGACCTGAAGCTCACGACCGAGAAGAAGCCCTGCGAGAAGGAGCCCAAGGGCAACGTCTGCGAGCAGGACCCGGCTGCGGGGACGTCGGTGAAGAAGGGGGACACGATCAACCTGGTTGTGTCCACCGGGGCGCCGAAGGTGGCGGTGCCGAACGTCATCGACGAGGACGTCGACTCCGCGACGGCGAAGCTTGAGGCCGACAAGTACCAGTTCGAGGTCAAGACGAAGCCCAAGGAGTCCAGCGTGGCGCCCGGCACGGTCCTCGAACAGAGCTTGGACCCGGGTACCGAGGTGGAGAAGGGATCGACGATCACCCTCACCATCGCCAAGGAGAAGCAGCAGTCCATCGTCCCCGACGTCGCCAACAAGACCTGTGATGAGGCCAAGGCCCAGATGACGGCCAACAACCTCGTCGGCGAATGCACCGAGGTGGAGACCGCCGACCCCAACCAGGTCGGCAAGGTCATCCAGACCGTCCCGGCGCCCAACCAGCCGGCCGACCCCGGCTCCAAGGTGTCGATCCAGATCGGCAAGGCCAAGGCGCAGGCCACGGTGCCGGGCGTCGTCGGCCAGAACGTGAAGGAGGCGAAGAAGATCCTGCAGCAGAGCGGCTTCAACAACGTCGCCTTCGCCCCCGGCAGCAACCCGGCCGACGACGCGATCGTCGTCGCCCAGGACCCTCAGCCGAACACACCGGCCGATCCGAACGCCCCGGTCACGCTGACCACGCTGGGCGGCGGCGGCAATGGCGGTAACAACAACGGCGGAATCTTCGGCGGAGCCGACGGAGGCGACTGA
- a CDS encoding Stp1/IreP family PP2C-type Ser/Thr phosphatase produces MYPEPTGEVRMSLSLRFAAGSHKGMIREGNEDSGYAGPRLLAIADGMGGQAAGEVASSEVISTIVPLDDDVPGSDILTSLGTAVQRANDQLRMMVEEDPQLEGMGTTLTALLWTGQRLGLVHVGDSRAYLLRDGVLTQITQDHTWVQRLVDEGRITEEEATTHPQRSLLMRALGSGDHVEPDLSIREVRAGDRYLICSDGLSGVVSHQTMEDTLASYQGPQETVQELIQLALRGGGPDNITVIVADVLDIDSGDTLAGQLSDTPVVVGAVAENQHQLHDNGAMQTPAGRASHLGRPVPGQGGGGEFGPPGSGDTTGYVPTDGFGGYSDEDFVKPRTGRKWLKRSLYAALALAVIGGGLYGGYRWTQTQYYVGTKGEHVALYRGISQDLAWVSLSDLEKDHPEIELKYLPPYQQKQVKATITEGGLHDAKSKIDELALQASACKKESQRRAAESENSARTGEGEAGGTTGTTRTSLTSKATSTPSPTPSNSAPSSSKSTTAPTPTPGPSLSDEEQKLVSLCGKQ; encoded by the coding sequence ATGTACCCGGAGCCGACGGGCGAGGTGCGCATGAGTCTGTCACTGCGCTTCGCCGCCGGATCGCACAAAGGCATGATCCGCGAGGGCAACGAGGACTCCGGCTACGCCGGTCCGCGTCTGCTCGCGATCGCCGACGGGATGGGCGGCCAGGCCGCCGGTGAGGTCGCCAGCTCCGAGGTGATCTCCACGATCGTCCCGCTCGACGACGACGTGCCCGGCTCCGACATCCTCACCTCGCTAGGCACGGCCGTGCAGCGGGCCAACGACCAGCTCAGGATGATGGTCGAGGAGGATCCCCAGCTCGAAGGCATGGGGACGACCCTCACGGCTCTCCTGTGGACCGGTCAGCGGCTCGGTCTCGTCCACGTCGGCGACTCGCGCGCGTATCTGCTGCGGGACGGCGTACTGACGCAGATCACGCAGGACCACACATGGGTGCAGCGCCTCGTCGACGAGGGACGCATCACCGAGGAGGAAGCCACCACCCACCCGCAGAGGTCCCTCCTCATGCGCGCGCTGGGCAGCGGCGACCACGTCGAACCGGACCTCTCCATCCGCGAGGTCCGCGCCGGCGACCGGTATCTGATCTGCTCCGACGGACTGTCCGGGGTCGTCTCCCATCAGACGATGGAGGACACCCTCGCCAGCTACCAGGGCCCGCAGGAGACCGTGCAGGAGCTGATCCAGCTCGCGCTGCGCGGCGGCGGCCCCGACAACATCACGGTCATCGTGGCCGACGTCCTCGACATCGACTCCGGAGACACCCTCGCCGGGCAGCTCTCCGACACCCCGGTCGTGGTGGGCGCGGTCGCCGAGAACCAGCACCAGCTGCACGACAACGGCGCCATGCAGACACCCGCGGGCCGCGCCTCCCACCTCGGCCGCCCGGTCCCCGGACAGGGTGGCGGCGGTGAGTTCGGCCCGCCCGGAAGTGGCGACACCACCGGCTATGTGCCCACGGACGGCTTCGGCGGCTACTCCGACGAGGACTTCGTCAAACCGCGCACCGGACGCAAGTGGCTGAAGAGATCCCTCTACGCCGCGCTCGCCCTCGCCGTCATCGGCGGCGGCCTGTACGGCGGCTACCGCTGGACGCAGACGCAGTACTACGTCGGCACCAAGGGCGAGCACGTCGCGCTGTACCGGGGCATCAGCCAGGACCTGGCCTGGGTCTCGCTCTCGGACCTGGAGAAGGACCACCCCGAGATCGAACTCAAGTACCTGCCGCCCTACCAGCAGAAGCAGGTCAAGGCGACCATCACCGAGGGCGGCCTGCACGACGCCAAGTCGAAGATCGACGAGCTCGCCCTCCAGGCCTCCGCCTGCAAGAAGGAATCCCAGCGCCGCGCCGCCGAGAGCGAGAACAGCGCCAGGACCGGCGAGGGCGAGGCCGGCGGAACCACGGGAACCACACGGACCTCCCTGACGTCCAAGGCCACGTCCACCCCGAGCCCGACCCCGTCGAACTCGGCACCGTCGTCCTCCAAGTCCACGACCGCACCCACTCCCACACCCGGCCCCAGTCTCTCCGACGAAGAGCAGAAGCTGGTCTCGCTGTGCGGTAAGCAGTAA
- a CDS encoding class E sortase yields MAARTDHGERAESAAEVDGTAPAPRRRGSRGRIAMAVSVFGELLITAGLVLGLFVAYSLWWTNVVADRAANQQGDKVRDNWAQDKGGPGALDTKDGIGFLHVPAMNNGEILVEKGTSTEALNDGVAGYYTDPVKATLPTTGDNGNFTLAAHRDGHGAKFHNIHKLKKGDPIVFETKDKWYVYKVYEILPETSKYNVKVLQSVPEQSGKKKPGHYITLTTCTPVYTSRSRYVVWGELERVDKVDSERTPPKELG; encoded by the coding sequence GTGGCAGCGAGGACCGACCACGGCGAGCGCGCCGAATCCGCGGCCGAGGTTGATGGCACGGCGCCCGCACCGCGACGTCGCGGCTCCCGCGGCCGTATCGCGATGGCCGTCAGCGTTTTCGGCGAACTCCTCATCACCGCGGGTCTGGTGCTCGGCCTGTTCGTCGCCTACTCCCTGTGGTGGACGAACGTCGTCGCGGACCGCGCGGCGAACCAGCAGGGCGACAAGGTCCGCGACAACTGGGCGCAGGACAAGGGCGGTCCGGGCGCGCTCGACACCAAGGACGGCATCGGCTTCCTGCACGTCCCGGCGATGAACAACGGCGAGATCCTCGTCGAGAAGGGCACCTCGACCGAGGCCCTCAACGACGGCGTCGCCGGCTACTACACGGACCCCGTCAAGGCGACCCTGCCGACGACCGGCGACAACGGCAACTTCACCCTCGCCGCCCACCGCGACGGCCACGGAGCCAAGTTCCACAACATCCACAAGCTCAAGAAGGGCGACCCGATCGTCTTCGAGACCAAGGACAAGTGGTACGTCTACAAGGTCTACGAAATCCTCCCGGAGACCTCGAAGTACAACGTCAAGGTCCTCCAGTCGGTCCCCGAGCAGTCCGGCAAGAAGAAGCCGGGCCACTACATCACGCTGACCACGTGCACGCCGGTGTACACGTCCCGGTCCCGGTACGTGGTGTGGGGCGAGCTGGAGCGGGTCGACAAGGTGGACAGCGAGCGGACTCCGCCGAAGGAACTGGGCTGA
- a CDS encoding FtsW/RodA/SpoVE family cell cycle protein has translation MSSSTNTPTHHTSTIGSIGTPSRRNTELALLVFAVVIPVFAYANVGLAINETVPPGLLSYGLGLALLAGVAHLVVRKFAPYADPLLLPLATLLNGLGLVIIWRLDQSKLLQSINQAGGSAPRQLMYTALGIALFVGVLVFLKDHRVLQRYTYISMVGALVLLLLPLVPGLGANIYGAKIWISVGSFTIQPGEFAKIVLAVFFAGYLMVKRDALALASRRFMGLYLPRGRDLGPILVVWAISILILVFETDLGTSLLFFGMFVIMLYVATERTSWIVFGLLMSAVGAVGVASFEPHIQTRVQAWLDPMREYQLSRAGTSDGIVHSEQAMQALWAFGSGGTLGTGLGQGHSELIRFAANSDFILATFGEELGLAGIMAVLVLYGLIVERGIRTALAARDPFGKLLAVGLSGGFALQVFVVAGGVMGLIPLTGMTMPFVAYGGSSVIANWVLISILIRISDTARRPAPAPAPNPDAEMTQVVRP, from the coding sequence ATGAGCAGTAGTACGAACACGCCGACGCACCACACCTCCACGATCGGCTCCATCGGCACACCGAGCCGGCGCAACACCGAACTGGCGCTCCTGGTCTTCGCCGTCGTCATCCCGGTGTTCGCCTACGCCAACGTGGGCCTCGCCATCAACGAAACGGTGCCGCCCGGCCTGCTGAGCTACGGCCTGGGCCTCGCCCTGCTCGCCGGCGTCGCCCACCTCGTCGTACGCAAGTTCGCGCCGTACGCCGACCCTCTGCTCCTGCCGCTGGCGACGCTGCTCAACGGCCTCGGACTCGTGATCATCTGGCGTCTCGACCAGTCCAAGCTGCTCCAGTCGATCAACCAGGCAGGCGGCTCCGCACCCCGGCAGCTCATGTACACCGCGCTCGGCATCGCCCTGTTCGTCGGCGTCCTCGTCTTCCTCAAGGACCACCGCGTCCTGCAGCGCTACACCTACATCTCCATGGTCGGCGCGCTCGTCCTGCTCCTGCTGCCCCTGGTCCCGGGCCTCGGCGCCAACATCTACGGCGCCAAGATCTGGATCTCGGTCGGCAGCTTCACCATCCAGCCCGGCGAGTTCGCCAAGATCGTCCTCGCCGTCTTCTTCGCCGGCTACCTGATGGTGAAGCGCGACGCGCTGGCCCTGGCCAGCCGCCGGTTCATGGGCCTGTACCTGCCGCGTGGCCGCGACCTCGGCCCGATCCTCGTCGTCTGGGCGATCTCGATCCTCATCCTGGTCTTCGAGACCGACCTCGGTACGTCGCTGCTGTTCTTCGGAATGTTCGTCATCATGCTGTACGTCGCCACCGAGCGGACCAGCTGGATCGTCTTCGGTCTGCTGATGTCCGCCGTGGGCGCGGTCGGCGTGGCGAGCTTCGAGCCGCACATCCAGACGCGTGTACAGGCCTGGCTCGACCCGATGCGCGAGTACCAGCTCAGCCGCGCCGGGACCAGCGACGGCATCGTCCACTCCGAGCAGGCCATGCAGGCCCTGTGGGCCTTCGGCTCCGGCGGCACGCTGGGCACCGGCCTCGGCCAGGGCCACTCCGAGCTCATCCGGTTCGCCGCCAACTCCGACTTCATCCTCGCCACCTTCGGCGAGGAGCTGGGCCTCGCGGGCATCATGGCCGTCCTGGTCCTCTACGGCCTGATCGTCGAGCGCGGCATCCGTACGGCACTCGCGGCCCGCGACCCCTTCGGCAAGCTGCTCGCCGTCGGCCTCTCCGGCGGCTTCGCCCTCCAGGTCTTCGTCGTCGCCGGCGGCGTCATGGGCCTGATCCCGCTGACCGGTATGACGATGCCCTTCGTCGCCTACGGAGGATCGTCCGTCATCGCCAACTGGGTTCTGATCAGCATCCTGATCCGGATCAGCGACACCGCGCGCCGCCCGGCGCCCGCTCCCGCCCCGAACCCCGACGCAGAGATGACCCAGGTGGTCCGGCCGTGA
- a CDS encoding restriction endonuclease has translation MIDESALLESKALRSSVLERTEVLDKVKALSLLPDGMHVTTAMVATYFDVAIETVRQLVKRHREELEVNGLVVLRGADLRKFESDNMSLSLGSYPQARRSLTIYSRRAMLNIAMLLRDSDVARRVRTYLLDMEYLARAHPMGEPAPSDVRSLDERVDRRITHILGKTVVPMFNALIETSGEHRQELISLREDVQRIEQRLCDHDTRITDLERTSGPRQYTGIMASIDAMNWREFEHHIAVLLRRDGCTDVIVHGGPGDRGVDVTACTADGRTVVAQCKSFAPYRPVWSGELQKFLGASHVQHAADVALFVATTSFTPDARAIAESHGVTLVDRAHLEKWSAGVPLPALQ, from the coding sequence GTGATCGACGAATCGGCTCTGCTGGAATCGAAAGCGCTGCGGAGCAGCGTGCTGGAGCGCACGGAAGTACTCGACAAAGTCAAAGCGCTGTCACTGCTGCCGGACGGCATGCATGTGACGACGGCGATGGTTGCCACGTACTTCGACGTGGCCATCGAGACCGTCCGGCAGCTCGTAAAGCGCCATCGCGAGGAACTGGAGGTCAATGGGCTAGTCGTGCTGCGCGGCGCTGACCTGCGGAAATTCGAGAGTGACAACATGTCACTCTCGCTTGGAAGTTATCCACAGGCCCGCAGAAGCCTCACCATCTATTCCCGACGGGCCATGCTCAACATCGCCATGCTCCTCCGCGACAGCGACGTCGCCCGCCGGGTACGCACGTACCTCCTCGACATGGAGTACCTGGCTCGCGCTCATCCCATGGGGGAACCTGCCCCGAGCGACGTAAGGTCGCTCGACGAACGCGTCGACCGCCGCATCACCCACATCCTCGGCAAGACGGTAGTCCCGATGTTCAACGCCCTGATCGAAACCTCGGGCGAACACCGTCAGGAACTCATCTCTCTCCGTGAGGATGTCCAGCGGATCGAGCAGCGGCTGTGCGACCACGACACCCGCATCACCGATCTCGAACGCACCAGTGGCCCGCGCCAGTACACCGGAATCATGGCCTCCATCGACGCCATGAACTGGCGGGAGTTCGAGCACCACATCGCCGTTCTGCTGCGCCGCGACGGCTGTACGGATGTCATCGTGCACGGCGGTCCGGGTGACCGGGGAGTCGATGTCACGGCGTGCACCGCCGACGGCCGCACGGTTGTCGCGCAGTGCAAGAGCTTCGCGCCATACCGCCCCGTGTGGAGCGGCGAACTGCAGAAGTTCCTCGGCGCCTCGCACGTCCAGCACGCGGCCGACGTGGCACTCTTCGTCGCTACGACGTCATTCACGCCCGACGCGCGTGCCATCGCGGAGAGCCACGGCGTCACCCTCGTGGACCGCGCTCACCTGGAGAAGTGGAGCGCGGGAGTCCCGCTCCCTGCCCTCCAGTAA
- a CDS encoding FHA domain-containing protein FhaB/FipA, producing the protein MSELTLTVMRLGFLAVLWLFVIVAVQVIRSDLFGTRVTQRGSRRDANRPQQAARQATPPQQRQQAAAGSGGGRQRRGAPTKLVVSEGTLTGTTVALQGQTITLGRAHDSTIVLDDDYASSRHARIYPDRDGQWIVEDLGSTNGTYLDRSRLTTPTPVPLGAPIRIGKTVIELRK; encoded by the coding sequence ATGTCAGAGCTGACCCTCACGGTCATGCGGCTGGGTTTCCTGGCCGTACTGTGGCTGTTCGTGATCGTGGCCGTGCAGGTCATCCGCAGCGACCTGTTCGGAACGCGCGTCACACAGCGCGGCTCGCGCCGAGACGCCAACAGGCCGCAGCAGGCCGCACGCCAGGCAACGCCGCCGCAGCAGCGCCAGCAGGCGGCAGCGGGCAGCGGCGGCGGCCGGCAGCGCCGCGGCGCCCCCACCAAGCTGGTCGTCTCCGAAGGCACCCTTACGGGTACGACGGTGGCGCTGCAGGGGCAGACCATCACCCTGGGCCGCGCGCACGACAGCACCATCGTGCTGGACGACGACTACGCGTCCAGCAGGCATGCCAGGATCTACCCGGACCGGGACGGCCAGTGGATCGTCGAGGACCTCGGCTCCACCAACGGCACGTATCTCGACCGGAGCCGGCTGACGACTCCCACGCCCGTTCCCCTGGGCGCGCCGATCCGCATCGGCAAGACCGTCATCGAGCTGCGGAAGTAG